Proteins from one Embleya scabrispora genomic window:
- a CDS encoding FAD-dependent oxidoreductase, with protein sequence MTVAIVGAGPYGLSLAAHLRQLGVTARVFGEPLESWRRHMPIGMLLKSRPDASSIPAPRPGFTLACFQRARGERPLTGDQPVPLELFVAYGRWFADRLVPDVERERITGIEPAGHGFVLARDGGPDLAVDAVVLATGLAAHRYVPAVLEHLGDDLVSHPAQHPDLAELGADRDIVVIGSGQSALESAALLHEGGAARVRVFGRAGRIRFAAPPRARRLTPDSPLGAGWTIAAAARGQAAFRLLPACVRVDLARRILGPSAAWWLRDRLDGRVPVRDAQTVTRARREPDGRVRMWLRDRTGYQRQVHADHVLAATGYRVDLAALGFLPPPLRRRIATVGGLPALDASFETTVPGLYVTGPPAAATFGPAMRFVHGGDFASRRLAAVLAARFQA encoded by the coding sequence ATGACCGTGGCCATCGTCGGAGCCGGCCCCTACGGCCTCTCGCTCGCCGCCCACCTGCGCCAGCTCGGGGTGACCGCACGTGTGTTCGGCGAACCGCTGGAGAGTTGGCGGCGGCACATGCCGATCGGCATGCTGCTGAAATCCAGGCCCGACGCCTCCTCGATCCCCGCACCCAGGCCCGGATTCACCCTGGCCTGCTTCCAACGCGCCCGCGGCGAGCGCCCGCTGACGGGCGATCAGCCGGTGCCGCTGGAGCTGTTCGTGGCCTACGGGCGGTGGTTCGCCGACCGCCTGGTCCCGGACGTGGAGCGCGAGCGGATCACCGGCATCGAGCCCGCCGGGCACGGCTTCGTGCTCGCCCGGGACGGCGGCCCGGACCTGGCGGTCGACGCGGTGGTGCTGGCCACCGGCCTGGCCGCGCACCGCTACGTTCCGGCCGTGCTCGAACACCTCGGCGACGACCTGGTCTCGCACCCCGCGCAGCACCCCGACCTGGCCGAACTCGGCGCGGACCGGGACATCGTGGTGATCGGCTCCGGCCAATCGGCCCTGGAAAGCGCCGCGTTGCTGCACGAGGGCGGCGCCGCACGGGTGCGGGTGTTCGGCCGCGCCGGGCGTATCCGGTTCGCCGCTCCGCCCCGGGCCCGGCGGCTCACCCCCGACTCGCCGCTGGGAGCCGGCTGGACCATCGCCGCCGCCGCGCGGGGCCAGGCCGCGTTCCGGCTGCTGCCCGCCTGCGTCCGGGTCGACCTGGCCCGGCGCATCCTCGGCCCGTCCGCCGCGTGGTGGTTGCGCGATCGGCTGGACGGGCGGGTCCCGGTCCGGGACGCGCAGACCGTCACCCGGGCCCGGCGCGAACCCGACGGGCGGGTGCGGATGTGGCTGCGGGACCGGACCGGCTATCAGCGCCAGGTACACGCCGACCACGTGCTCGCCGCGACCGGCTACCGGGTGGACCTGGCCGCCCTGGGCTTCCTGCCGCCGCCCCTGCGGCGCCGGATCGCCACGGTGGGCGGACTGCCCGCGCTCGACGCGTCGTTCGAGACCACCGTGCCCGGCCTGTACGTCACCGGCCCGCCCGCCGCCGCCACCTTCGGCCCGGCGATGCGCTTCGTCCACGGCGGCGACTTCGCCTCCCGCCGCCTCGCGGCGGTACTGGCAGCCCGCTTCCAGGCCTGA
- a CDS encoding FdhF/YdeP family oxidoreductase, producing MVSKPPVDDVGDEGLVVGPPKEYAAGLPAVAWSLRHAGRQMGVKRSLLTLVQVNQKQGFDCPGCAWPEPDHRSVAEFCENGAKAVAEEATVRRVGADFFAAHPVAELADKSDYWLGQQGRLTEPMYLAEGASHYAPISWEDAFGVIAEELAALDSPDAAAFYTSGRTSNEAAFVYQLFVRAFGTNNLPDCSNMCHESSGSALTQTLGVGKGSVSLEDLYRSDLIFVVGQNPGTNHPRMLSALEKAKQAGASIVAVNPLPEAGLLRFKNPQKVSGVLGSGTQLTDEFAQIRVNGDLALFRALNRLLLEAEDAAPGTVLDRDFIDEYAHGFEEFAADVRTTPWADVLEATGLSREQIERIHRRVLGSRRIVVCWAMGLTQHKNSVPTIREVVNFLLLRGNVGRPGAGVCPVRGHSNVQGDRTMGIYEKPAPAFLDALEREFGFAPPRAHGHDVVDTIRAMRDESVKVFVAVGGNFVSATPDTAATEAALRATRLTVQVSTKLNRSHAVTGRRALILPTLGRTERDQFVTVEDSMSAVHMSRGKLPPASPKLRSEVAIVCGLAERVLGDRVSVPWRDLARDYDLIRDRIERVIPGFTDFNRRVREPGGFVLPHGPRDARRFPTTTGKANFSRNELAVLRVPEGRLILQTVRSHDQYNTTIYGLDDRYRGIKQGRRVVFVNPVDLTALGLADGALVDLVSEWHDGSERRAEAFRVVSYDTAAGCCAAYFPETNVLVPLDSTADESNTPTSKSIVVRLEPHRR from the coding sequence ATGGTCAGCAAGCCGCCCGTGGACGACGTCGGCGACGAGGGGCTTGTGGTCGGGCCGCCCAAGGAGTACGCGGCCGGGCTGCCGGCCGTCGCCTGGTCGCTGCGCCACGCCGGCCGCCAGATGGGGGTCAAGCGCAGCCTGCTGACCCTGGTCCAGGTCAACCAGAAGCAGGGCTTCGACTGCCCCGGGTGCGCCTGGCCCGAGCCGGACCACCGCAGTGTCGCCGAATTCTGCGAGAACGGCGCGAAGGCGGTCGCCGAAGAGGCCACGGTACGCCGAGTGGGCGCCGACTTCTTCGCCGCACATCCGGTGGCCGAGTTGGCCGACAAGTCGGACTACTGGCTGGGCCAGCAGGGCCGGTTGACCGAGCCGATGTATCTCGCCGAAGGCGCCTCGCACTACGCGCCGATCTCGTGGGAGGACGCGTTCGGCGTGATCGCCGAGGAGTTGGCGGCGCTGGACTCGCCGGACGCGGCGGCGTTCTACACCTCGGGCCGCACCAGCAACGAGGCCGCGTTCGTGTACCAGCTGTTCGTCCGCGCGTTCGGCACCAACAATCTGCCGGACTGCTCCAACATGTGCCACGAGTCGAGCGGTTCGGCGCTGACCCAGACGCTCGGGGTGGGCAAGGGCAGCGTGTCGCTGGAGGACCTGTACCGGTCCGACCTGATCTTCGTGGTGGGTCAGAACCCGGGGACCAACCACCCCCGGATGTTGTCCGCGCTGGAGAAGGCCAAGCAGGCGGGCGCCTCGATCGTGGCGGTCAACCCGCTGCCGGAGGCCGGTCTGCTGCGGTTCAAGAATCCGCAGAAGGTCTCCGGAGTGCTCGGCTCGGGCACCCAACTGACCGACGAGTTCGCGCAGATCCGGGTGAACGGCGACCTCGCGCTGTTCCGGGCGCTGAACCGGTTGCTGCTCGAAGCCGAGGACGCGGCCCCCGGCACCGTGCTCGATCGCGATTTCATCGACGAATACGCGCACGGGTTCGAGGAGTTCGCGGCCGACGTGCGGACCACGCCGTGGGCCGACGTGCTGGAGGCGACCGGGCTCTCGCGCGAGCAGATCGAGCGCATCCATCGGCGGGTGCTCGGCTCGCGGCGGATCGTGGTGTGCTGGGCGATGGGCCTGACCCAGCACAAGAACTCGGTGCCGACGATCCGTGAGGTGGTCAACTTCCTGCTCCTGCGCGGCAATGTGGGCCGGCCCGGCGCGGGGGTGTGTCCGGTGCGCGGGCACAGCAACGTGCAGGGCGACCGCACGATGGGCATCTACGAGAAGCCCGCGCCGGCGTTCCTGGACGCGCTGGAGCGGGAGTTCGGCTTCGCGCCGCCGCGCGCGCACGGGCACGACGTGGTGGACACGATCCGGGCGATGCGCGACGAGAGCGTGAAGGTGTTCGTCGCGGTGGGCGGCAACTTCGTCTCGGCGACGCCGGACACCGCCGCCACCGAGGCCGCGCTGCGGGCCACGCGGCTGACCGTGCAGGTGTCCACCAAGCTCAACCGTTCGCACGCGGTCACCGGGCGGCGCGCGCTGATCCTGCCCACTTTGGGCAGGACCGAGCGGGACCAGTTCGTCACCGTCGAGGACTCGATGAGCGCGGTACACATGTCGCGCGGCAAACTGCCGCCGGCCTCGCCGAAGTTGCGCTCGGAGGTGGCGATCGTCTGTGGGCTGGCCGAACGGGTGCTCGGTGATCGGGTGTCGGTGCCGTGGCGCGACCTCGCGCGCGACTACGACCTGATCCGGGACCGGATCGAGCGGGTGATCCCGGGCTTCACCGACTTCAACCGCCGGGTGCGCGAGCCCGGCGGGTTCGTGTTGCCGCACGGGCCGCGGGACGCGCGGCGGTTCCCGACGACCACCGGGAAGGCCAACTTCTCCCGCAACGAACTCGCCGTGTTGCGGGTGCCCGAGGGTCGGTTGATCCTGCAGACGGTGCGCTCGCACGACCAGTACAACACCACCATCTACGGTCTGGACGACCGTTATCGCGGGATCAAGCAGGGTCGCCGGGTGGTGTTCGTCAACCCCGTCGACCTGACCGCCCTGGGTTTGGCCGACGGCGCGCTGGTCGACCTGGTCAGCGAGTGGCACGACGGGTCGGAGCGGCGGGCCGAGGCCTTCCGGGTGGTGTCGTACGACACCGCCGCGGGCTGCTGTGCGGCCTACTTCCCCGAGACCAACGTGCTGGTGCCGCTGGACAGCACGGCCGATGAGAGCAACACTCCGACGTCCAAGTCGATCGTGGTGCGCTTGGAGCCGCATAGGCGCTGA
- a CDS encoding globin domain-containing protein: MSGSPDPSRADLLRGSLEAVAPAAHDLVSHFYALLFLRRPDLRALFPPAMDHQRDRLLAALLRVGASSDEPHELRRYLRGLGRDHRKYGVLDEHYDAVGSALIGALARYLGERWTPELQAAWVEVYTWAAAVMIEAAADDAEDAPAWWDAVITAHEPRGRDIAVITVEPNRPLPYHPGQHVTVETPWWPRVWRHYSIANAPRVDGRLELHVRAVPAGWVSNALVHRARVGDRIRLGPARGGLVLRGETLRRTLCVAYGTGLAPIKALVEHMAQRQLAHRAHVFIGAKYGTDLYDLGALSAMADVYPWLNVIPAVTHDRSFAGDQGALPDVLARYGDWADHDVFVSGSAALVRATAHRLTGELGVAPQRLHTESLDGAARGTVLLRGR; this comes from the coding sequence ATGTCCGGAAGTCCCGATCCCTCCCGGGCCGATCTGCTCCGCGGCAGCCTCGAGGCCGTCGCGCCCGCCGCGCACGATCTGGTCTCGCACTTCTACGCGCTGCTGTTCCTGCGCCGCCCCGACCTGCGCGCGCTGTTCCCGCCGGCCATGGACCACCAGCGCGACCGCCTCCTCGCCGCGCTGCTCCGGGTCGGCGCGAGCAGCGACGAACCGCACGAGTTACGCCGCTACCTGCGCGGATTGGGCCGGGACCACCGTAAGTACGGGGTGCTGGACGAGCACTACGACGCGGTCGGCAGCGCGCTGATCGGCGCGCTGGCCCGCTACCTGGGCGAACGCTGGACGCCGGAACTCCAGGCGGCCTGGGTGGAGGTGTACACGTGGGCGGCGGCGGTGATGATCGAGGCCGCCGCCGACGACGCCGAGGACGCGCCGGCGTGGTGGGACGCGGTGATCACCGCCCACGAGCCGCGCGGCCGGGACATCGCGGTGATCACCGTCGAGCCGAATCGCCCGCTGCCCTACCACCCCGGCCAGCACGTCACGGTGGAGACCCCGTGGTGGCCCAGGGTGTGGCGGCACTACTCGATCGCCAACGCCCCGCGCGTCGACGGCCGGCTGGAGCTGCACGTGCGGGCGGTGCCGGCGGGGTGGGTGAGCAACGCGCTGGTACACCGGGCCCGGGTCGGCGACCGGATCCGGCTCGGCCCGGCGCGCGGCGGCCTGGTGTTGCGCGGCGAGACGCTGCGCCGGACGTTGTGCGTGGCCTACGGCACCGGCCTGGCGCCGATCAAGGCGCTGGTGGAGCACATGGCGCAGCGTCAGCTGGCGCACCGCGCGCATGTGTTCATCGGCGCCAAGTACGGGACGGACCTGTACGACCTGGGCGCGCTGTCCGCGATGGCCGACGTGTACCCGTGGTTGAACGTGATCCCCGCGGTCACCCACGACCGCTCGTTCGCGGGCGACCAGGGCGCGCTGCCCGACGTGCTGGCCAGGTACGGCGACTGGGCGGACCACGACGTGTTCGTCAGCGGGTCGGCGGCCCTGGTCCGGGCCACCGCGCACCGGCTGACCGGCGAATTGGGGGTGGCCCCGCAACGGCTGCACACCGAGAGCCTGGACGGGGCCGCCCGCGGGACGGTGCTGCTCCGGGGCCGCTGA
- a CDS encoding extracellular solute-binding protein — MQHPGRAPQYPAGQPAQSPGQGARYGAGASYPGAAPHYPGGPPQYPSAPGGWGPQPPQPAGGAGTSRRRMIVAGSVAAAVAAGGGVTAWLLTRDDDKSAAPPPKPDPTTPAPVPPGPPTAPEPPTAESGPYTLTMWLDKLFTPGVDQAKTNTDLAAALVKVDPLGTLRSEVQEIADPSKLDTALAAGNGPDLFQVDSLGLARRVKQGTLLDLTPYAKRLNADAWHPAARAACTVDGKLYALPMDVYAPVVVYDKRLCDPAGFVVPTTRDEWITQLDKLEQHYASDPKFEALHLVGRAWQTIAACLYANGCEIAVQQNERWAGRLNTDAGRAGIAFFQKLQSYSSAPKNVEEYKDPAGTITAVLTAGKAAMAIQPDWVVAELLRTSPETARNLGAFPMPGTTAGKAATVGVWAGVLAVSAKTGHPIGATNLLRVMASSVWQERWANENETVPALGGLTTTSGAANPARAATLTALAQGKPYPAAPGWSAVPLKDFAEKVLGGADPVVAGAEQDARIGGSFSEYRP; from the coding sequence GTGCAGCACCCCGGCCGGGCACCGCAGTACCCGGCAGGGCAACCCGCGCAGTCCCCCGGCCAGGGGGCGCGGTATGGCGCCGGCGCGTCGTACCCGGGGGCCGCGCCGCACTACCCCGGCGGGCCGCCGCAGTACCCGAGCGCGCCCGGTGGCTGGGGCCCGCAACCGCCGCAGCCCGCCGGAGGCGCCGGCACCTCCCGGCGCCGGATGATCGTGGCCGGCTCGGTCGCGGCGGCCGTCGCGGCCGGTGGCGGGGTCACGGCGTGGCTGCTCACTCGGGACGACGACAAGAGCGCCGCCCCGCCGCCCAAGCCGGATCCCACCACCCCCGCCCCGGTGCCGCCGGGGCCGCCGACCGCCCCCGAGCCGCCCACCGCCGAGAGCGGTCCGTACACGCTCACCATGTGGCTGGACAAGCTCTTCACCCCGGGCGTCGACCAGGCGAAGACCAACACCGACCTGGCCGCCGCACTGGTCAAGGTGGACCCGCTCGGCACCCTCCGCAGCGAGGTCCAGGAGATCGCCGACCCGTCGAAGCTGGACACCGCACTCGCCGCGGGCAACGGCCCCGACCTCTTCCAGGTGGACAGCCTGGGCCTGGCCCGCCGGGTCAAGCAGGGCACACTGCTCGACCTGACCCCGTACGCGAAGCGGTTGAACGCGGACGCCTGGCATCCGGCGGCCCGGGCCGCCTGCACCGTCGACGGCAAGCTGTACGCGCTGCCGATGGACGTGTACGCCCCGGTCGTGGTGTACGACAAGCGGCTGTGCGATCCGGCCGGGTTCGTGGTGCCCACCACGCGCGACGAGTGGATCACCCAGTTGGACAAGCTCGAGCAGCACTATGCGAGCGACCCGAAGTTCGAGGCGCTGCACCTGGTCGGCCGGGCCTGGCAGACGATCGCCGCGTGCCTGTACGCGAACGGCTGCGAGATAGCCGTGCAGCAGAACGAGCGCTGGGCCGGGCGCCTGAACACCGACGCGGGCCGCGCGGGCATCGCGTTCTTCCAAAAGCTCCAGTCCTATTCGAGCGCGCCGAAGAACGTCGAGGAGTACAAGGACCCGGCCGGCACCATCACCGCCGTACTCACCGCCGGCAAGGCCGCGATGGCGATCCAGCCGGACTGGGTGGTGGCCGAACTGCTGCGCACCTCCCCCGAGACGGCCCGCAACCTGGGCGCCTTCCCGATGCCCGGGACCACCGCCGGAAAGGCCGCGACGGTCGGCGTGTGGGCCGGTGTGCTGGCCGTGTCGGCGAAGACCGGACATCCGATCGGGGCGACCAATCTGCTTCGGGTGATGGCCTCGTCGGTGTGGCAGGAGCGCTGGGCGAACGAGAACGAGACGGTCCCGGCGCTCGGCGGCCTGACCACCACCTCGGGCGCCGCCAACCCGGCCCGGGCCGCGACGCTGACCGCGCTCGCCCAGGGCAAGCCGTACCCGGCCGCACCGGGCTGGTCGGCCGTCCCGCTCAAGGACTTCGCCGAAAAGGTGCTGGGCGGCGCCGACCCGGTCGTCGCCGGCGCCGAGCAGGACGCGAGGATCGGGGGCAGCTTCAGCGAATACCGCCCCTGA
- a CDS encoding serine/threonine-protein kinase: MRPLHDEDPSSVGAYRLVGRLGEGTTARTYLGAAPDDAPVVVRVIRADLGRDPGFRARFGEEVDAARRLPGPGTAVVLDADTTGRQLWYATTHVPGPTLAETVRRHGLLPGHSLRALAGELATSLGLLHAAGLYHGRLDPGAVLLDPNGPRLPHVGIAHASLGSSVTADGVVIGTVLDSPGFRSPEQVRDLTVGPASDVFSLGSVLVFAATGAGPFDRGDERSPADRVAEGEPELGDVPASLRDLIAACLVKDPDRRPSPEEVARVAAGTPGPSWLPAATATWVAERVANPWEPPEPMPGSEPYAADTVPAPPPGATPPAEPEPTPATVPSPAAPPVPEPEPAPPTTPARTHRAPRTESAAPPAGGEPPTRAHRAAGSSRAKSRRGFLAVAAGAAVLGGGGAAWALSRGGDKTPKAAPKPSAPAPSSTARTPGPAVPGAVRELTVWTTESLVPAALLGELGLEFGKMSTTGSGLRIGSRVQPRAGYTQALEQALRAGRGPDVFELDLLALARFKAADLVMDLTPLQSRFDGGSWFPAVRAAVTSGGRIMALPLGAGVPVVLYDKGLFQAAQVGVPTDRVTWVADLEKLRQANATNPDYRALYVPGGAWPVLASCVWEDDGTIAVQEGDAWRGTLDLPGSVEGARFFRHLQSYAPDAVGAGNDDPATTARVAKGGVASVIADASLYDAVVAANPALRPVLGAFAIPGRTAGKPAAVGVRGTVLAVSAASLFKEAAIDLLSLVATDRWRARIATEARLVPVRSGLDRAVPSDNPMIQAALSALPVGGRAYPVAPGWSERPLTELSRQTLAGTDPLAAAAAANTIVAREFGVDPT, translated from the coding sequence ATGCGGCCGCTGCACGACGAGGACCCTTCGAGCGTTGGCGCCTACCGATTGGTGGGCCGGCTCGGCGAAGGGACCACGGCTCGGACCTATCTGGGCGCCGCGCCCGACGACGCCCCCGTCGTCGTGCGGGTGATCCGGGCCGACCTCGGGCGTGATCCCGGCTTCCGCGCCCGCTTCGGCGAAGAGGTGGACGCCGCGCGGCGGTTGCCCGGTCCCGGCACCGCCGTGGTCCTGGACGCCGACACCACCGGCCGGCAACTGTGGTACGCCACCACGCACGTGCCCGGTCCGACGCTGGCCGAGACGGTCCGTCGGCACGGCCTGCTCCCCGGCCATTCGCTGCGCGCGCTGGCCGGCGAACTGGCGACCTCGCTCGGCCTGTTGCACGCCGCCGGGCTGTACCACGGCCGGCTCGACCCCGGCGCGGTGCTGCTCGATCCGAACGGCCCGCGGCTGCCGCACGTCGGTATCGCGCACGCCTCGCTCGGCTCGTCGGTCACCGCCGACGGCGTGGTGATCGGCACCGTGCTCGACTCCCCCGGCTTTCGTTCGCCGGAGCAGGTACGGGATCTGACGGTGGGTCCGGCGAGCGACGTGTTCTCGCTCGGGTCGGTGCTGGTGTTCGCCGCGACCGGCGCGGGCCCGTTCGACCGGGGCGACGAGCGCTCGCCGGCCGACCGGGTCGCCGAGGGCGAGCCGGAACTCGGTGACGTGCCCGCGTCGTTGCGCGACCTGATCGCGGCCTGCCTGGTCAAGGACCCGGACCGGCGGCCGAGTCCGGAGGAGGTGGCCCGGGTGGCGGCCGGCACTCCCGGCCCGAGCTGGCTGCCCGCGGCCACCGCGACGTGGGTGGCCGAGCGGGTGGCCAACCCGTGGGAGCCGCCCGAGCCGATGCCCGGCAGCGAGCCGTACGCGGCCGACACCGTACCGGCCCCGCCGCCCGGCGCGACCCCGCCGGCCGAGCCCGAGCCCACGCCCGCGACCGTTCCCTCCCCCGCCGCGCCGCCTGTCCCCGAGCCGGAACCGGCGCCGCCCACCACCCCGGCCCGGACCCACCGCGCGCCCCGAACCGAATCCGCCGCACCGCCCGCCGGAGGCGAACCGCCCACCCGCGCACACCGGGCCGCCGGCTCCTCCCGGGCCAAGTCCCGCCGCGGCTTCCTCGCCGTCGCGGCCGGCGCCGCCGTCCTGGGCGGCGGCGGTGCGGCATGGGCGCTGAGCCGGGGTGGCGACAAGACGCCCAAGGCCGCCCCGAAGCCGTCGGCGCCGGCGCCGAGTTCGACGGCACGCACGCCGGGGCCGGCCGTGCCCGGCGCGGTCCGCGAACTCACCGTCTGGACCACGGAGAGCCTGGTCCCCGCCGCGCTGCTCGGCGAACTCGGCCTGGAATTCGGCAAAATGAGCACCACCGGCTCCGGGCTGCGGATCGGCAGTCGGGTACAGCCGAGGGCCGGCTACACCCAGGCCCTCGAACAGGCGCTGCGCGCGGGTCGCGGGCCCGACGTGTTCGAGCTCGACCTGCTCGCCCTGGCCCGGTTCAAGGCGGCCGACCTGGTGATGGACCTGACCCCGCTGCAGAGCCGGTTCGACGGCGGCAGCTGGTTCCCCGCCGTGCGGGCCGCGGTCACCTCGGGGGGCCGGATCATGGCGCTGCCCCTGGGCGCCGGCGTGCCCGTGGTGCTCTACGACAAGGGGCTGTTCCAGGCCGCGCAGGTGGGCGTGCCGACCGACCGGGTGACGTGGGTCGCGGACCTGGAGAAGTTGCGCCAGGCCAACGCGACCAACCCCGACTATCGCGCGTTGTACGTACCCGGCGGGGCCTGGCCGGTACTGGCCTCGTGCGTGTGGGAGGACGACGGGACCATCGCGGTGCAGGAGGGCGACGCCTGGCGCGGCACGCTCGACCTGCCCGGATCGGTCGAGGGGGCCCGCTTCTTCCGACACCTCCAGTCGTACGCTCCGGACGCGGTCGGGGCGGGCAACGACGACCCGGCGACCACGGCCCGCGTCGCCAAGGGCGGCGTCGCCTCGGTGATCGCCGACGCCTCGCTGTACGACGCGGTGGTGGCGGCGAATCCGGCGCTGCGCCCGGTGCTGGGCGCGTTCGCGATCCCGGGCCGCACGGCGGGCAAGCCGGCCGCCGTCGGGGTGCGCGGCACGGTCTTGGCGGTGTCGGCGGCGAGCCTGTTCAAGGAGGCGGCGATCGACCTGCTCTCCCTGGTCGCCACCGACCGCTGGCGGGCCCGGATCGCGACGGAGGCCCGACTGGTTCCGGTCCGCAGCGGCCTGGATCGAGCGGTGCCGTCGGACAATCCGATGATCCAGGCCGCGCTGTCCGCGCTGCCGGTGGGCGGTCGGGCGTATCCCGTCGCCCCGGGGTGGTCGGAGCGTCCGCTGACCGAACTCTCCCGGCAGACGCTGGCCGGCACCGACCCACTGGCGGCGGCCGCCGCGGCGAACACGATCGTGGCCCGCGAATTCGGCGTCGACCCCACCTGA
- a CDS encoding acyl-CoA dehydrogenase family protein translates to MDFRPKESVEEFRRWIRGFVAEHLTEDMIERARRTGTFHDWEFHRALAATGVIAEGMAGPGRAGGRDPLELYVFFDELGLADAPFYGLANTMLVAGVVEQIGSAFHLAEVLPRFHRGEAIAALGYSEPGSGSDVAAAATRAERVPGDPEDEPVWLVNGQKMFTTLVHEAGYVILLTRTDPDVAKHRGLTMFLVPTDLPGISFQAVETMGGDRTNITYFADVRVADRWRLGEVHGGWEVMKVALAYERGVFGNMNQGVSLLRRFTRWATETGAMDDTAVRKRLARIAIDNEITALLALRPALIASAGGLPTTEGSIAKLYASEAYNRAAEACLDMAGPEGLLGEPGDAWFVDHAARDAPVTTIYGGTSEIQRNNIAEHRLGLPRSR, encoded by the coding sequence GGAGGAGTTCCGGCGGTGGATCCGGGGCTTCGTCGCCGAGCACCTGACCGAGGACATGATCGAGCGGGCCCGGCGCACCGGCACCTTCCACGACTGGGAGTTCCACCGCGCGCTGGCCGCGACCGGGGTGATCGCCGAGGGCATGGCCGGACCCGGTCGGGCCGGCGGGCGCGACCCGTTGGAGCTGTACGTCTTCTTCGACGAACTGGGGCTGGCCGACGCGCCGTTCTACGGGCTGGCCAACACCATGCTGGTGGCGGGGGTCGTGGAGCAGATCGGCAGCGCGTTCCATCTGGCCGAGGTACTGCCCCGGTTCCATCGGGGCGAGGCGATCGCGGCGCTCGGCTACAGCGAACCCGGCTCGGGATCGGACGTCGCGGCGGCGGCCACCCGTGCGGAACGGGTGCCCGGGGACCCGGAGGACGAGCCGGTGTGGCTGGTGAACGGACAGAAGATGTTCACCACGCTCGTGCACGAGGCCGGCTACGTGATCCTGCTGACCCGCACCGACCCGGACGTGGCCAAACATCGCGGCCTGACCATGTTCCTGGTACCGACCGACCTGCCCGGCATCTCCTTCCAGGCGGTGGAGACGATGGGCGGCGACCGCACCAACATCACCTACTTCGCCGACGTCCGCGTCGCCGACCGCTGGCGGCTGGGCGAGGTGCACGGCGGGTGGGAGGTGATGAAGGTGGCACTGGCCTACGAGCGGGGCGTGTTCGGCAACATGAACCAGGGCGTGTCGCTGCTGCGCCGGTTCACCCGGTGGGCGACCGAGACCGGGGCGATGGACGACACCGCGGTGCGCAAGCGGCTGGCCCGGATCGCGATCGACAACGAGATCACCGCACTGCTCGCGCTGCGCCCGGCGCTGATCGCCAGTGCGGGCGGCCTGCCCACCACCGAGGGCTCGATCGCCAAGTTGTACGCGAGCGAGGCCTACAACCGGGCGGCGGAGGCGTGCCTGGACATGGCCGGACCCGAGGGGCTGCTGGGCGAGCCGGGCGACGCGTGGTTCGTCGACCACGCCGCGCGGGACGCGCCGGTGACCACGATCTACGGCGGCACCAGCGAGATCCAGCGCAACAACATCGCGGAGCACCGGCTGGGGCTGCCCCGGTCGCGATAG